Proteins from a single region of Segatella copri:
- a CDS encoding DNA cytosine methyltransferase — MNKNNYRYIDLFAGLGGFHLALEQLGGGKCVFASELKKDLQDLYHINYPKTPIIEGDITQVDLDKIPSHDILCAGFPCQPFSQAGKRQGFDDEKQRGNLFDYICAILEKHRPEYVLLENVANLKGHDHGRTWKTIHQKLIDLNYDVAEPAILSPHQFGIPQHRRRIYIVCRNKDYGTLDGFSFPIAEDKELHINDIIDSKDKDYIPLKPDTRKQLEVWEEFLHNCIKHNESIPSFPIWAMEFGANYEYEALAPAYQPIENLRGCKGKFGAALSGNSRKELLGKIPVYAQTTKTKEFPKWKKKYIQENRRFYERNKEWLDPWIEKVKEFSNSHLKLEWNCGSDVRPTLFDKIVQFRASGIRIKLPTFSPALNLVGTQIPIFPWVKLPKSTLKEGDADHGRYMTVREGARLQGMEKLKFGDKNFKLSTSRCYEALGNAVNVTIVKMIAKKLLGL, encoded by the coding sequence ATGAACAAAAACAATTATAGATATATAGATTTGTTTGCAGGGCTAGGTGGTTTTCATCTGGCCCTTGAACAATTAGGTGGGGGTAAATGTGTCTTCGCATCAGAACTAAAAAAAGATCTTCAAGATCTTTATCATATAAATTACCCTAAAACGCCTATTATAGAAGGAGATATCACGCAAGTTGATTTAGATAAAATACCTTCACATGATATTTTATGTGCTGGTTTCCCCTGCCAACCATTTAGTCAAGCTGGCAAACGCCAGGGGTTTGATGATGAGAAACAAAGGGGAAATCTCTTTGATTATATCTGTGCAATTTTGGAAAAGCACCGCCCTGAATACGTCTTGCTTGAAAATGTTGCAAATCTAAAAGGACATGATCACGGAAGAACTTGGAAAACGATACACCAAAAGTTGATAGATCTTAATTATGATGTAGCAGAACCGGCAATTCTTTCTCCACACCAATTTGGTATACCTCAGCATCGTCGTCGAATCTATATTGTTTGTAGAAACAAGGACTATGGAACACTTGACGGGTTTAGTTTTCCAATTGCCGAAGATAAAGAACTCCATATTAACGATATCATAGATAGCAAAGATAAAGATTATATTCCGTTAAAGCCAGATACGAGGAAACAGTTGGAAGTATGGGAAGAGTTTTTACATAATTGCATAAAACATAACGAAAGTATACCGTCTTTCCCAATTTGGGCAATGGAATTCGGTGCAAACTATGAATACGAAGCACTTGCTCCTGCTTATCAACCTATAGAGAACCTTAGGGGGTGCAAGGGAAAGTTTGGTGCGGCTCTTTCAGGAAATAGTCGTAAAGAGTTATTAGGAAAGATACCTGTCTATGCTCAAACGACTAAGACAAAGGAATTTCCAAAATGGAAGAAAAAGTACATTCAAGAGAACCGTAGATTTTACGAAAGAAACAAAGAATGGCTTGATCCTTGGATAGAGAAAGTGAAAGAATTCTCTAATAGCCATCTCAAACTGGAATGGAATTGTGGATCTGATGTGCGCCCAACGCTCTTCGATAAGATAGTACAATTTAGAGCTTCAGGCATTCGTATCAAACTTCCTACTTTTTCTCCTGCGCTCAACCTGGTAGGTACACAGATTCCTATCTTTCCATGGGTAAAACTTCCAAAATCTACTCTTAAGGAAGGAGATGCAGATCATGGTAGATACATGACCGTAAGAGAGGGTGCTAGGCTGCAGGGAATGGAAAAATTGAAATTTGGTGATAAAAACTTTAAACTCTCAACTAGCCGATGTTATGAGGCTCTAGGAAATGCAGTAAACGTTACAATAGTAAAAATGATTGCTAAAAAATTATTGGGGTTATGA
- a CDS encoding ATP-binding protein, whose protein sequence is MMENGKYESKPQTVSVAIGTSMYSRFSSLANTPSHVLAEFVDNALQSYRDNKSILESLEQGYKLRVSIHFEMDADGKIISVDVSDNAGGIGKDRFVTAFMPAKKPDNNQGLNEFGMGLKTAASWLGEDWVVKTSAINEPESKTVSFCLNDICAEELDELPVKYEAEDALSHYTQVHIETPTSNMPSKKSIAKICNELSSIYRVSLRNKEFELYVQDTAITFEDYEVLNAPYVHDPDGNPIFWKKEIRVQVGPYKGKGFVGILKDIKQGRNGFAILRRGRVVVGNEDNHRFYPKFMGAQGTFKYKRLFGEIEVEGFNVSFNKNDIPDRENLDALFDMIKEQIHLPDFNMLKQAEDYRVSTTKKDVLKIIRKHKNTPKDKKTPVSISTTYQPAVSEVSNMVSIMSADDKDNSYEESFCVDGKEYTLKIDFCKGGTELFYNDISDEANNNLICKVNMNHPFFENIDPKKSSSSIVLIKSMAIAKFAAYKQEDDSVTGFMRLFNDYIMKVQS, encoded by the coding sequence ATGATGGAAAATGGGAAGTATGAAAGCAAGCCACAAACAGTTAGCGTGGCTATAGGTACAAGCATGTATAGCAGATTCAGCTCTTTAGCTAATACGCCTTCACATGTGTTAGCCGAATTTGTGGACAATGCTCTGCAATCATATCGAGACAATAAGTCTATCTTAGAGTCTCTGGAACAAGGCTACAAACTTAGAGTCAGTATTCATTTTGAAATGGACGCTGATGGAAAGATTATTAGTGTCGATGTAAGTGATAATGCAGGTGGTATAGGTAAAGATAGATTCGTTACTGCCTTTATGCCAGCTAAGAAACCAGATAATAACCAGGGACTTAATGAATTTGGTATGGGGCTGAAAACAGCTGCGAGTTGGCTTGGAGAAGATTGGGTAGTAAAAACATCTGCTATAAATGAGCCAGAAAGTAAAACCGTTAGTTTTTGCCTCAATGATATTTGTGCAGAAGAATTGGATGAACTGCCCGTAAAATACGAAGCAGAAGATGCTTTAAGTCATTATACTCAAGTTCATATCGAGACTCCTACATCCAATATGCCTAGCAAAAAAAGTATTGCTAAGATTTGTAATGAATTAAGCAGTATCTATCGTGTTTCTTTACGCAATAAAGAGTTTGAACTTTACGTGCAAGATACGGCTATTACTTTCGAGGATTATGAAGTACTCAATGCGCCTTATGTTCATGATCCAGATGGTAACCCAATATTCTGGAAAAAAGAAATAAGAGTTCAGGTAGGTCCTTATAAGGGAAAGGGATTTGTGGGTATCCTGAAAGATATCAAGCAGGGTAGGAACGGTTTTGCGATTTTAAGAAGAGGCCGAGTTGTGGTTGGAAATGAGGATAATCATCGTTTTTATCCTAAATTCATGGGCGCTCAAGGTACCTTTAAGTATAAACGATTGTTTGGTGAAATTGAAGTTGAAGGATTCAACGTGTCCTTTAACAAAAACGATATTCCTGATCGCGAAAATCTAGATGCTCTTTTTGATATGATAAAGGAGCAAATCCACCTTCCTGATTTCAATATGCTTAAACAGGCAGAAGATTATCGTGTATCTACAACCAAAAAGGATGTACTTAAAATCATCAGAAAACACAAAAATACACCAAAGGACAAGAAAACTCCTGTAAGTATTAGTACGACATATCAACCTGCTGTAAGTGAAGTCAGCAATATGGTATCCATAATGTCTGCTGATGACAAAGATAACTCATACGAAGAGTCATTCTGCGTAGATGGTAAGGAATATACGCTGAAGATTGATTTCTGTAAGGGTGGAACAGAATTATTTTATAACGATATTTCTGACGAGGCTAATAACAATCTCATTTGTAAGGTAAATATGAATCATCCTTTCTTTGAGAATATCGATCCGAAGAAATCATCTAGTTCTATTGTGTTGATTAAGTCTATGGCTATCGCAAAATTTGCAGCATATAAGCAAGAAGATGATTCTGTTACGGGATTCATGCGATTGTTTAATGATTATATCATGAAAGTTCAAAGCTAG